The Rhodopseudomonas palustris genome window below encodes:
- a CDS encoding DEAD/DEAH box helicase — protein MPFSTTLPPLARALAERNYLEATPVQTAVLAPNAAGRDLLVSAQTGSGKTVAYGLAIARELLGEAERFESASAPLALIVAPTRELALQVHRELGWLYGGAGARVVSCVGGMDPRREQRELAEGAHIVVGTPGRLCDHLRRNRLDVSQLKAVVLDEADEMLDLGFREDMEFILKTTPDSRRTLLFSATLPRGIIALAKTYQHDAFRIEVAGREGGHADIEYRAIRIAPNDVEHAVVNTLRFVESPSAIVFCNTRNAVNHLQTSLLERGFSVVALSGELTQNERTQALNALRDGRARVCVATDVAARGIDLPNLGLVIHADLPNDPEVMQHRSGRTGRAGKKGVSVLLVPPARRRRAESLLSLAGIEAIWGTAPQADEIRALDQQRMMQDSLFTEEATPDDQALAQALMAERSGEEIAIALARLYRARLPSPEDILDPGERPVRGREDRATPKGARAPREERDYGPRDSGSRARPGKAGQKHAMTDGVWFRAAIGKRKNAEARWLLPMICRRGGIDRQVIGAIRILDTTTEFEIAASAAADFAAQIKRPDKDDNIRIEPLIGAKPIEAGAERPSAKPHGGQMSERETRRSKRPDSWSPQIEPLADPRPPRAGKDAGYKDAGFKKDGFKKDGFKQDGLKTKKPRDDKPAYVSKARRADPSAPSPGFKKKPKKKFRD, from the coding sequence GTGCCATTTTCGACCACTCTCCCGCCGCTCGCCCGAGCGCTGGCGGAACGCAATTATCTCGAGGCGACGCCGGTGCAGACCGCGGTGCTGGCGCCAAACGCGGCCGGCCGCGATCTGCTGGTCTCGGCGCAGACTGGCTCCGGTAAGACCGTCGCCTATGGGCTGGCGATCGCGCGCGAACTGCTCGGCGAAGCCGAGCGCTTTGAATCGGCCTCCGCACCGCTGGCGCTGATCGTGGCGCCGACCCGCGAACTCGCGCTTCAGGTGCATCGCGAACTCGGCTGGCTGTACGGCGGCGCAGGCGCGCGCGTCGTGTCCTGCGTCGGCGGCATGGACCCGCGCCGCGAGCAGCGCGAACTGGCCGAGGGCGCCCACATCGTGGTCGGCACGCCGGGGCGGCTGTGCGACCATCTGCGCCGCAACCGGCTCGACGTCTCGCAATTGAAAGCCGTGGTGCTCGACGAGGCCGACGAGATGCTCGATCTCGGCTTCCGCGAGGACATGGAATTCATCCTCAAGACCACGCCGGACAGCCGCCGCACGCTGCTGTTCTCGGCGACGCTGCCGCGCGGCATCATCGCGCTGGCCAAGACCTATCAGCACGACGCGTTCCGGATCGAAGTCGCCGGCCGCGAGGGCGGCCACGCCGATATCGAATATCGCGCCATCCGGATCGCGCCGAACGACGTCGAACACGCCGTAGTCAACACCCTGCGTTTCGTGGAGTCGCCCTCCGCGATCGTATTCTGCAACACCCGCAACGCGGTGAACCATCTGCAGACCTCGCTGCTGGAGCGCGGCTTCTCGGTCGTCGCGTTGTCCGGCGAATTGACCCAGAACGAACGCACGCAGGCGCTCAATGCCTTGCGCGACGGCCGGGCCCGGGTCTGCGTCGCCACCGACGTCGCCGCGCGCGGCATCGATCTGCCGAATCTCGGCCTGGTCATCCACGCCGATCTGCCGAACGATCCGGAAGTGATGCAGCATCGCTCGGGCCGCACCGGGCGTGCCGGCAAGAAGGGCGTCAGCGTTCTGTTAGTGCCGCCGGCGCGGCGACGACGCGCCGAATCACTGCTCAGCCTCGCCGGCATCGAAGCGATCTGGGGCACCGCGCCGCAGGCCGACGAGATCCGCGCGCTGGATCAGCAGCGCATGATGCAGGATTCGCTGTTCACCGAGGAGGCGACGCCGGACGATCAGGCGCTGGCACAGGCGCTGATGGCCGAGCGCTCCGGCGAAGAGATCGCGATCGCGCTGGCGCGGCTGTATCGCGCCCGGCTGCCGTCGCCGGAAGATATTCTCGATCCCGGCGAACGCCCGGTCCGCGGCCGCGAAGATCGTGCTACGCCCAAGGGGGCGCGGGCGCCACGTGAGGAGCGCGACTATGGTCCGCGCGATTCCGGGTCGCGGGCGCGGCCGGGGAAGGCTGGACAGAAACACGCGATGACCGACGGGGTGTGGTTTCGCGCCGCGATCGGCAAGCGCAAGAACGCCGAGGCGCGCTGGCTGCTGCCGATGATCTGCCGCCGCGGCGGCATCGATCGTCAGGTCATCGGCGCCATCCGGATTCTCGACACCACCACCGAATTCGAAATCGCGGCCTCGGCCGCGGCGGATTTCGCCGCGCAGATCAAGCGCCCGGACAAGGACGACAACATCCGGATCGAGCCTTTGATCGGCGCCAAGCCGATCGAGGCGGGGGCCGAAAGACCCTCGGCGAAGCCGCATGGCGGCCAGATGTCGGAGCGCGAGACGCGCCGCAGCAAGCGGCCGGATTCGTGGTCGCCGCAGATCGAGCCGCTGGCCGACCCGCGCCCGCCGCGCGCCGGCAAGGACGCGGGATACAAGGACGCCGGCTTCAAGAAAGACGGCTTCAAGAAGGACGGCTTCAAACAGGATGGCCTGAAGACAAAGAAGCCGCGCGACGACAAGCCGGCTTATGTCAGCAAGGCACGCCGCGCCGATCCGTCGGCGCCGAGCCCCGGTTTCAAGAAAAAGCCGAAGAAGAAGTTTCGCGACTGA
- a CDS encoding LysR family transcriptional regulator, translated as MALTSARMRAVNAVFETGSFAAAARHIGVSQSAVAQSVRELEAEFDVALFERHGSSLIPTSLCRQLYGATSKMQAVEADALSILQQRGELAGGELRVGLGNSMPGMALIAAFKRLYPKVQVAIEIGSWSAIVAAVVEQRVDIGVLPEVPADKRFRREICLSQRVVALCHPDHPLQGREQVGIAELTHYPLVFRPRDSSTQRTVDRAFREISLRPTPSLIVNTREGMLEAVANQLGIGFIWEHGSSRSDGIARIPVPELDAEVPECIFALAGKKGRLVELFFLARGTQGVA; from the coding sequence ATGGCCCTGACATCGGCGCGGATGCGCGCAGTCAACGCAGTGTTCGAAACCGGCAGCTTTGCTGCGGCCGCGCGGCACATCGGCGTGTCGCAATCGGCGGTGGCCCAATCGGTGCGCGAGCTGGAGGCCGAATTCGATGTGGCGCTGTTCGAGCGCCATGGATCGAGCCTGATCCCCACTTCGCTGTGCCGCCAGCTTTACGGCGCGACCAGCAAGATGCAGGCGGTGGAAGCCGACGCGCTCTCGATCCTGCAGCAGCGCGGCGAGCTGGCCGGCGGCGAGCTCCGCGTCGGCCTCGGCAATTCGATGCCCGGCATGGCGCTGATCGCCGCATTCAAGCGGCTTTATCCGAAAGTGCAGGTGGCGATCGAGATCGGGAGCTGGTCGGCGATCGTCGCGGCCGTGGTCGAGCAGCGCGTCGATATCGGCGTGCTGCCCGAGGTGCCGGCGGACAAACGCTTTCGCCGCGAAATATGTCTCTCGCAGCGCGTCGTAGCGTTGTGTCACCCCGACCATCCGCTGCAGGGCCGCGAACAGGTCGGGATCGCCGAACTGACGCATTATCCGCTGGTGTTCCGGCCGCGCGATTCGTCGACGCAGCGCACGGTCGACCGCGCCTTCCGCGAGATCAGCCTGCGCCCGACGCCGTCACTGATCGTCAACACCCGCGAGGGAATGCTCGAAGCCGTCGCCAATCAGCTCGGCATCGGCTTCATATGGGAGCATGGCTCGAGCCGCAGCGACGGCATCGCGCGGATTCCGGTGCCCGAACTCGACGCCGAGGTGCCGGAATGCATCTTCGCCCTCGCCGGCAAGAAGGGCCGGCTGGTCGAATTGTTTTTCCTCGCCCGCGGCACGCAGGGCGTCGCTTAG
- a CDS encoding ABC transporter ATP-binding protein, which yields MARIELSAIRKSFDATDVLKGVDLAIEDGEFVSLVGPSGCGKSTLLRIIAGLEEQSSGAVKIGGQPVDGVRPSQRNLAMVFQSYALYPHLSVYDNIAVPLRMKRLSTLERLPALGRLLPNRHRVEREIRGEVERVAAQLELSAYLKRKPGQLSGGQRQRVAVGRAIVRQPVAFLFDEPLSNLDAKLRVHMRAEIAQLHRRLGTTFVYVTHDQAEAMTMSGRIAVMIGGELVQVGRPAEVYDNPRDIRVAEFVGSPKINVFPGHIRTDGAVEMLGHLLGVAASGSARPCRIGIRPERIELGATGAFAGAVVHLENMGAEAFVHLGVDGMPTPVLARIGDVRALPPLGSSTRFGVAPDAIRLFDAAGKRIETHLPAATHRAREAASV from the coding sequence ATGGCGAGAATCGAACTCAGTGCGATCCGCAAATCCTTCGACGCCACCGACGTGCTGAAGGGCGTCGATCTGGCGATCGAGGACGGCGAATTCGTCTCGCTGGTCGGTCCGTCCGGCTGCGGCAAGTCGACCCTGTTGCGGATCATCGCCGGGCTCGAAGAACAGTCCTCCGGTGCCGTGAAGATCGGCGGTCAGCCGGTCGACGGCGTGCGGCCGAGCCAGCGCAATCTGGCGATGGTGTTCCAGTCCTACGCGCTGTATCCGCATCTCAGCGTCTACGACAATATCGCCGTGCCGCTGCGGATGAAGCGGCTGTCGACGCTGGAGCGGCTGCCGGCGCTCGGCCGGCTGCTGCCGAACCGCCACCGCGTCGAGCGCGAGATCCGCGGCGAGGTCGAGCGCGTCGCCGCCCAGCTCGAACTCTCGGCCTATCTCAAGCGCAAGCCCGGCCAGCTCTCCGGCGGCCAGCGCCAGCGCGTCGCGGTCGGCCGCGCCATCGTGCGGCAGCCGGTGGCGTTCCTGTTCGACGAGCCGCTGTCCAATCTCGACGCCAAGCTGCGCGTGCACATGCGCGCCGAGATCGCCCAGCTCCATCGTCGGCTCGGCACCACCTTCGTGTACGTCACCCACGATCAGGCCGAGGCGATGACGATGTCCGGCCGCATCGCCGTGATGATCGGCGGCGAACTGGTGCAGGTCGGCCGCCCCGCCGAGGTCTACGACAACCCGCGCGACATCCGCGTCGCCGAGTTCGTCGGCAGTCCGAAGATCAACGTGTTTCCCGGTCACATCCGCACCGACGGCGCCGTCGAGATGCTCGGACATCTGCTCGGCGTCGCAGCCTCCGGATCGGCGAGGCCCTGCCGCATCGGCATCCGCCCCGAACGGATCGAGCTCGGCGCCACCGGCGCGTTCGCCGGCGCCGTGGTGCATCTCGAGAACATGGGCGCCGAGGCGTTCGTGCATCTCGGCGTCGACGGCATGCCGACGCCGGTGCTGGCGCGGATCGGCGACGTCCGCGCATTGCCGCCGCTCGGCAGCAGTACGCGGTTCGGCGTCGCGCCCGACGCCATCCGGCTGTTCGATGCCGCCGGCAAACGGATCGAAACGCATCTGCCGGCAGCGACGCATCGCGCGCGGGAGGCGGCCAGTGTCTGA
- a CDS encoding sugar ABC transporter permease, with protein sequence MSDAASTLGTVPLARPAPVVTSRRSPRLGHVAAYGLVGPAFVLMLLMLLGPLLGVIALSFTDYQLGAPSLGWIGLANYQEMFADRVFWISLTNTLTYVVIVVPGAVALGLGVALLIQSGAGLRGFYRMVYFLPVMATLIAMAIVWEFMLHPQFGLVNGLLRSVGLPAHGWLQDSNTALLSLCVIGIWQALGFNMVLFLAGLVSIPKSLYDAAEIDGAGSAWSRFRLVTWPLLGPVTVFVVVITGIRSFQVFDTVHVLTKGGPSKSTEVLIHTMYMEGFEFFRSGYAAALTVVFLVFVLALTLVKARLAARQVHA encoded by the coding sequence GTGTCTGACGCCGCCTCCACCCTCGGCACGGTTCCGCTGGCGCGGCCGGCTCCCGTCGTCACCTCCCGACGCTCACCGCGGCTGGGCCATGTCGCCGCCTACGGGCTGGTCGGGCCCGCCTTTGTGCTGATGCTCCTGATGCTGCTCGGGCCGCTCCTCGGCGTGATCGCGCTGTCGTTCACCGACTACCAGCTCGGCGCGCCGTCGCTCGGCTGGATCGGGCTCGCCAATTATCAGGAGATGTTCGCCGATCGGGTGTTCTGGATCTCGCTGACCAATACACTGACCTATGTGGTGATCGTGGTGCCGGGCGCGGTCGCGCTCGGCCTCGGCGTCGCCTTGCTGATCCAGAGCGGCGCCGGGCTGCGCGGCTTCTATCGCATGGTGTATTTCCTGCCGGTGATGGCGACGTTGATCGCGATGGCGATCGTCTGGGAGTTCATGCTGCATCCGCAATTCGGGCTGGTGAACGGGCTGCTGCGCAGCGTCGGGCTGCCCGCGCATGGCTGGTTGCAGGACAGCAACACGGCGCTGCTGTCGCTCTGCGTGATCGGTATCTGGCAGGCGCTCGGCTTCAACATGGTGCTGTTCCTCGCCGGCCTGGTCTCGATCCCGAAATCGCTCTACGACGCCGCCGAGATCGACGGCGCCGGCAGCGCGTGGTCGCGGTTCCGGCTGGTGACCTGGCCGCTGCTCGGGCCGGTCACGGTGTTCGTCGTGGTGATCACCGGCATCCGTTCCTTCCAGGTGTTCGACACCGTGCACGTCCTCACCAAAGGCGGGCCGTCGAAATCCACCGAAGTGCTGATCCACACCATGTACATGGAAGGATTCGAGTTCTTCCGCTCCGGATATGCCGCGGCGCTGACCGTGGTGTTCCTGGTGTTCGTGCTGGCGCTGACCCTGGTCAAGGCCCGCCTCGCCGCCCGACAGGTGCACGCATGA
- a CDS encoding carbohydrate ABC transporter permease, protein MIDALKLRPWAVLRHVVLLCGALVVLTPFIWMISTASKPPAEIYTSDVHLIPHHFALWENLQEAFAKSNLGRFLLNGLIVTVSIFVLQVLVALPAAYALAKLRFVGRKTLFALVLFGILIPPQATAIPVFLLLHQIGALDSYAALVLPFTISVFGIFLMRQFFKTVPDDLIDAARMDGISEFGIVWRVMLPTAIPAVTAFGIFSVVAHWNDYFWPLIVLNSEQLRTPPLAVAHFRNAEAGTNYGPLMAAALVIITPLVIAFLLAQRRFIEGITMTGLK, encoded by the coding sequence ATGATCGACGCGCTGAAGCTGCGCCCCTGGGCGGTACTACGCCACGTCGTGCTGTTGTGCGGCGCGCTGGTGGTGCTGACGCCGTTCATCTGGATGATCTCGACGGCGTCGAAGCCGCCGGCCGAGATCTACACCAGCGACGTGCATCTGATCCCGCATCACTTCGCGCTGTGGGAGAACCTGCAGGAAGCCTTCGCCAAGTCCAACCTCGGGCGGTTCCTGCTCAACGGCCTGATCGTCACGGTGTCGATCTTCGTGCTGCAGGTGCTGGTCGCGCTGCCGGCCGCCTATGCGCTGGCGAAGCTGCGCTTCGTCGGCCGCAAGACGTTGTTCGCACTGGTGCTGTTCGGCATTCTGATTCCGCCGCAGGCGACCGCGATCCCGGTGTTCCTGCTGCTGCACCAGATCGGCGCGCTCGACAGCTACGCGGCCCTGGTGCTGCCCTTCACCATCTCGGTGTTCGGCATCTTCCTGATGCGGCAGTTCTTCAAGACCGTGCCGGACGATCTGATCGACGCCGCGCGGATGGACGGCATCTCCGAATTCGGCATCGTCTGGCGGGTGATGCTGCCGACCGCGATCCCGGCGGTCACCGCCTTCGGCATCTTCTCGGTCGTCGCCCATTGGAACGATTATTTCTGGCCGCTGATCGTGCTCAACAGCGAGCAGTTGCGGACGCCGCCGCTCGCGGTCGCGCATTTCCGCAACGCCGAGGCCGGCACCAATTACGGCCCGCTGATGGCCGCGGCGCTGGTGATCATCACGCCGCTGGTGATCGCGTTCCTGCTCGCCCAACGCCGGTTCATCGAAGGCATCACGATGACCGGTCTGAAGTAA
- a CDS encoding ABC transporter substrate-binding protein yields the protein MLRTWMAAAALTLAAGCAHAQTQTEVVLQYPYPELFTETHKQIAAEFAKVHPEIKVSFRAPYESYEEGTQKVLREAVTNQVPDVTFQGLNRVRVLVDKNIPAELDGYIAAEKDFDKQGFHQAMYDIGTASGKVYALPFAISLPIVYVNVDLVKRVGGDPNNLPTSWDGLIDLAKKVKALGPDYNGITYAWDITGNWLWQAPVFARGGTMLNADETKVAFDGPEGQFAMKQIARLVTEGGMPNLDQPSMRAAFAAGKTGIHITSTSDLNKTTQMIGGKFTLKTHIFPDVVKPNGRLPAGGNVVLITAKDKAKRDAAWEVVKFWTGPKGAAIMAETTGYMPPNKVANDVYLKDFYEKNPNNYTAVSQLALLTKWYAFPGDNGLKITDVIKDHLNSIVTGTRAKEPDAVLVDMTKDVQKLLPKSVGAAR from the coding sequence ATGTTGCGAACCTGGATGGCTGCGGCGGCTCTCACGCTCGCCGCCGGCTGCGCCCACGCGCAGACGCAGACCGAAGTCGTGCTGCAATATCCCTATCCCGAGCTGTTCACCGAGACCCACAAACAGATCGCGGCCGAATTCGCCAAGGTGCATCCGGAGATCAAGGTGAGCTTCCGGGCGCCTTACGAATCCTACGAGGAAGGCACCCAGAAGGTGCTGCGTGAGGCCGTCACCAATCAGGTCCCCGACGTCACCTTCCAGGGCCTGAACCGCGTCCGCGTGCTGGTCGACAAGAACATTCCGGCCGAACTCGACGGCTACATCGCCGCCGAAAAGGACTTCGACAAGCAAGGCTTCCACCAGGCGATGTACGACATCGGCACCGCCAGCGGGAAGGTCTACGCGCTGCCGTTCGCGATCTCGCTGCCGATCGTCTACGTCAATGTCGATCTGGTGAAGCGGGTCGGCGGCGACCCGAACAATCTGCCGACCAGCTGGGACGGCCTGATCGACCTCGCCAAGAAGGTCAAGGCGCTCGGCCCGGACTATAACGGCATCACCTACGCCTGGGACATCACCGGCAACTGGCTGTGGCAGGCGCCGGTGTTCGCCCGCGGCGGCACCATGCTGAACGCGGACGAAACCAAGGTGGCGTTCGATGGCCCCGAAGGCCAGTTCGCCATGAAGCAGATCGCCCGCCTCGTCACCGAGGGCGGCATGCCGAATCTCGACCAGCCGTCGATGCGCGCCGCCTTCGCGGCGGGCAAGACCGGCATCCACATCACCTCGACCTCCGATCTCAACAAGACCACCCAGATGATCGGCGGCAAGTTCACGCTGAAGACCCACATCTTCCCGGACGTCGTCAAGCCGAACGGCCGGCTGCCGGCCGGCGGCAACGTGGTGCTCATCACCGCCAAGGACAAGGCCAAGCGTGACGCAGCCTGGGAAGTGGTGAAATTCTGGACCGGCCCGAAGGGCGCGGCGATCATGGCCGAGACCACCGGCTACATGCCGCCCAACAAGGTCGCCAACGACGTCTATCTCAAGGACTTCTACGAGAAGAACCCGAACAACTACACCGCGGTGAGCCAGCTCGCGCTGCTGACCAAGTGGTACGCGTTCCCCGGCGACAACGGCCTCAAGATCACCGACGTGATCAAGGACCATCTCAACTCGATCGTGACCGGAACCCGGGCCAAGGAGCCGGACGCGGTGCTCGTCGACATGACCAAGGACGTGCAGAAGCTGCTGCCGAAATCGGTCGGCGCGGCGCGCTGA
- a CDS encoding phosphodiesterase: MKLIQLSDIHLTNPGATIGGRDPRRNFERALAHVLRDHHDAELMVITGDLSDWGDRDDYLWLKTTLDAFPIPTRLCIGNHDRRDVFLSVFPEYDDGGFVQGFHDVSAGRCLFLDTVEPGTHAGRYCEARQVWLQRQLTGHPGPFLLFMHHHPMPTHLGPMDQIGLRDDGAFRQVVGRHRDRIRHVFFGHCHLPLSGSVAGVPTSSLRGTNHASFPLFSETAMLSASDLPESYGVAFIGDDYVTVHMVEFGYTGPIRVEGSPDYTAWDRETMVR; the protein is encoded by the coding sequence ATGAAACTGATCCAGCTCAGCGATATCCATCTGACGAATCCGGGGGCGACGATCGGCGGCCGCGATCCGCGGCGGAATTTCGAGCGCGCACTGGCGCACGTGCTGCGCGATCACCACGACGCCGAGCTGATGGTGATCACCGGCGATCTGTCGGATTGGGGCGATCGCGACGATTATCTCTGGCTCAAGACCACGCTCGACGCGTTTCCGATTCCGACGCGGCTGTGCATCGGCAATCACGATCGTCGCGACGTGTTCCTGAGCGTGTTTCCCGAATATGACGACGGCGGCTTCGTGCAGGGCTTCCACGACGTCTCGGCGGGACGCTGCCTGTTTCTCGACACGGTCGAACCGGGCACCCATGCGGGCCGCTATTGCGAGGCGCGGCAAGTCTGGCTGCAACGGCAATTGACCGGGCACCCCGGCCCGTTCCTGCTGTTCATGCATCATCACCCGATGCCGACCCATCTCGGCCCGATGGACCAGATCGGCCTGCGCGATGACGGCGCGTTCCGGCAGGTCGTCGGCCGGCACCGCGACCGCATCCGTCACGTCTTTTTCGGCCATTGCCACCTGCCGCTGTCAGGCTCGGTCGCGGGCGTGCCGACGTCGTCGCTGCGCGGCACCAATCACGCGTCCTTTCCGCTGTTCTCCGAGACGGCGATGCTGAGCGCATCGGACCTGCCGGAATCCTACGGCGTCGCCTTCATCGGCGACGACTACGTCACCGTGCACATGGTCGAGTTCGGCTACACCGGCCCGATCCGGGTCGAAGGTTCGCCCGACTACACGGCCTGGGATCGGGAGACCATGGTGCGATGA
- a CDS encoding phosphodiesterase produces MKFVVLTDTHFVARGRRIYGLDPAERLRAAIGCINRDHSEIAFVIVTGDLAHWGEDAAYEALAEVLGELRAPTILLMGNHDKRDGFARYFPGAARDPDGFVQTMQIFDAATIVTLDTLNEAAPNHEGLLCDARLAFLEHALTSAPLDRPLLLFQHHPPFDTGLRYMDTIRLANPEAEWEVIARTRRPDYLFMGHLHRPIAGVWCGIPFHIQRALAHQVAFDLVTEGHIPGSHEAPDYAHVSVEGDRIVIHQRSFLYDGPLFSLHDKAALERVEF; encoded by the coding sequence ATGAAGTTCGTCGTCCTCACCGACACCCATTTCGTCGCTCGCGGCCGGCGCATCTACGGGCTCGATCCCGCCGAGCGGCTGCGGGCCGCAATCGGCTGCATCAATCGCGACCACTCGGAGATCGCCTTCGTCATCGTCACCGGCGATCTCGCGCATTGGGGCGAGGACGCCGCCTATGAGGCGTTGGCCGAAGTCCTCGGCGAACTGCGTGCGCCGACGATCCTGCTGATGGGCAATCACGACAAGCGCGACGGCTTTGCCCGCTATTTCCCCGGCGCTGCGCGCGACCCCGACGGCTTCGTCCAGACCATGCAGATCTTCGACGCCGCCACCATCGTGACGCTCGACACGCTGAACGAAGCCGCGCCCAATCACGAGGGACTGTTGTGCGACGCCCGGCTGGCGTTTCTCGAACATGCATTGACCTCGGCGCCGCTCGACCGGCCGCTGCTGCTGTTCCAGCATCACCCGCCGTTCGACACCGGGCTGCGCTACATGGATACGATCCGGCTCGCCAATCCCGAGGCGGAGTGGGAGGTGATCGCCCGGACGCGGCGGCCCGACTACCTGTTCATGGGCCATCTGCACCGGCCGATCGCCGGCGTCTGGTGCGGCATTCCGTTCCACATCCAGCGCGCGCTGGCGCATCAGGTCGCTTTCGATCTGGTGACCGAAGGCCACATCCCCGGCTCGCATGAGGCGCCCGACTACGCGCATGTCAGCGTCGAGGGCGACCGCATCGTGATCCACCAGCGCTCGTTCCTGTACGACGGACCGCTGTTCTCCTTGCACGACAAGGCCGCGCTGGAGCGCGTGGAGTTCTGA
- a CDS encoding HlyD family secretion protein produces MTGGWKRWVVILAVVAAVGGGYFAWRTFGAKGLPPGIASGNGRIEATEIDVSTKSAGRIRDILVREGDFVTAGQVLARMDTDQLEAQRRQAEAQLRRASIGVETATSLVMQREAEREAAVAVIAQRDAQLDALERKLARAETLIKTSAVSQQVLDDDRANEQGAKAAVAAAKAQLAASEAAISSAKAQVIDAGAAVDAAKAAIDSITVEINDSTLKSPRDGRVQYRVAQPGEVIAAGGRVLNLVDLSDVYMTFFLPTAQAGQIAIGADVRLVLDALPQVVIPAKATFVADTAQFTPKTVETEEERQKLMFRIKAHIPQELLRKYIQRVKTGLPGVAYIQLDPSAKWPANLSGALAQ; encoded by the coding sequence ATGACGGGCGGCTGGAAGCGTTGGGTGGTGATACTCGCCGTCGTGGCGGCGGTGGGTGGCGGTTACTTCGCGTGGCGGACGTTCGGCGCCAAGGGGCTGCCGCCCGGCATCGCCAGCGGCAACGGCCGGATCGAAGCGACCGAGATCGACGTATCCACAAAATCGGCCGGCCGCATCCGCGACATCCTCGTGCGCGAGGGCGATTTCGTCACCGCGGGCCAAGTGCTGGCGCGGATGGATACGGATCAACTCGAAGCGCAGCGTCGGCAGGCGGAAGCGCAGTTGCGGCGCGCCAGTATCGGGGTCGAAACCGCCACCAGCCTGGTCATGCAGCGCGAAGCCGAGCGTGAGGCGGCCGTCGCCGTGATCGCGCAGCGCGACGCACAGCTCGATGCGCTGGAGCGCAAGCTGGCGCGCGCCGAAACGCTGATCAAGACCAGCGCGGTGTCGCAGCAGGTGCTGGACGACGACCGCGCCAATGAGCAGGGCGCGAAGGCGGCGGTCGCCGCCGCCAAGGCGCAACTCGCGGCCAGCGAGGCGGCGATCAGCTCGGCGAAAGCGCAAGTGATCGACGCCGGCGCCGCGGTCGACGCCGCGAAGGCCGCGATCGACAGCATCACCGTCGAGATCAACGACAGCACGCTGAAATCGCCGCGCGACGGCCGGGTGCAGTATCGCGTCGCCCAGCCCGGCGAAGTGATCGCCGCCGGCGGGCGCGTGCTCAATCTGGTCGATCTCAGCGACGTCTACATGACCTTCTTCCTGCCGACTGCGCAGGCCGGCCAGATTGCGATCGGCGCCGATGTGCGTCTGGTGCTCGACGCGCTGCCGCAGGTGGTGATTCCCGCAAAAGCGACCTTCGTCGCCGACACCGCGCAGTTCACGCCGAAGACGGTGGAGACCGAAGAAGAGCGGCAGAAGCTGATGTTCCGGATCAAGGCGCATATCCCGCAGGAGCTACTGCGCAAGTACATCCAGCGCGTGAAGACCGGACTGCCGGGCGTGGCCTATATTCAGCTCGATCCGAGTGCGAAATGGCCGGCTAATCTCAGCGGAGCGCTGGCGCAATGA